A window of Aeromicrobium sp. Root236 contains these coding sequences:
- the hemL gene encoding glutamate-1-semialdehyde 2,1-aminomutase translates to MTSNPASQGLFDRARQVSPGGVNSPVRAFRAVGGTPIFMRSGSGAWLTDVDGNRYVDLVGSWGPMLLGHAHPEVLAAVADAVGRGTSFGTPSEPEVLLAEEIVGRTPVDSVRLVSSGTEATMSAIRLARGFTGRDKIVKFAGCYHGHVDALLAEAGSGVVTLGLPETPGVPAHVTADTIVLPYNDRAAVEAAFAEYGDQIACLITEAAAGNMGVVPPEPGFNGFLAETCAQNGALFISDEVMTGFRVTRSGHWGLDGEPEGWRPDLLTFGKVMGGGFPAAAFGGRRDVMEQLAPVGPVYQAGTLSGNPIATTAGLTTLRLADAEAYARLDDASAQLQGLVAEALDAAGVTYALQSAGNMFSVFWGADKPVTDFAGAQAQEAWRYRPFFHAMLDAGVYLPPSAYECWFVSAAHDSEALSRIAEALPAAARAAAQATPES, encoded by the coding sequence GTGACGTCAAACCCCGCTTCGCAAGGCCTGTTCGACCGCGCCCGGCAGGTGTCGCCCGGTGGCGTCAACTCACCGGTGCGTGCGTTCCGGGCTGTCGGCGGCACACCGATCTTCATGCGATCCGGATCCGGCGCCTGGCTGACCGACGTCGACGGCAACCGCTACGTCGACCTGGTCGGCTCGTGGGGACCCATGCTGCTGGGCCACGCCCACCCCGAGGTGCTGGCCGCCGTCGCCGACGCGGTGGGTCGCGGCACGTCGTTCGGCACGCCGAGCGAGCCCGAGGTGCTGCTGGCCGAAGAGATCGTCGGGCGTACGCCGGTCGACTCGGTGCGGCTCGTGTCGTCGGGCACCGAGGCGACGATGTCGGCGATCCGCCTCGCGAGGGGATTCACCGGCCGCGACAAGATCGTGAAGTTCGCCGGTTGCTACCACGGTCACGTCGACGCCCTGCTCGCCGAGGCCGGCTCCGGCGTCGTCACGCTCGGCCTGCCCGAGACCCCTGGCGTGCCGGCGCACGTCACGGCCGACACGATCGTGCTGCCCTACAACGACCGGGCCGCCGTCGAGGCCGCGTTCGCGGAGTACGGCGACCAGATCGCGTGCCTGATCACCGAGGCCGCCGCCGGCAACATGGGCGTCGTGCCGCCGGAGCCGGGCTTCAACGGCTTCCTGGCCGAGACCTGTGCGCAGAACGGTGCCCTGTTCATCAGCGACGAGGTCATGACCGGATTCCGGGTCACCCGGTCCGGCCACTGGGGACTCGACGGCGAGCCCGAAGGCTGGCGACCCGACCTGCTGACGTTCGGCAAGGTCATGGGTGGCGGCTTCCCGGCAGCGGCGTTCGGTGGTCGTCGCGACGTCATGGAGCAGCTCGCACCGGTCGGCCCCGTCTACCAGGCCGGCACGCTGTCGGGCAATCCCATCGCCACGACCGCGGGCCTCACCACGCTGCGGCTCGCGGACGCCGAGGCGTACGCCCGGCTCGACGACGCGTCGGCACAGCTGCAGGGGCTTGTCGCCGAGGCGCTCGACGCCGCCGGCGTGACGTACGCCCTGCAGAGCGCCGGCAACATGTTCAGCGTCTTCTGGGGCGCCGACAAGCCGGTCACCGACTTCGCCGGCGCGCAGGCCCAGGAGGCGTGGCGCTACCGCCCGTTCTTCCACGCCATGCTCGACGCCGGCGTCTACCTCCCACCGAGCGCCTACGAGTGCTGGTTCGTCTCGGCGGCCCACGACTCGGAGGCACTCTCTAGAATTGCCGAGGCACTTCCCGCCGCCGCTCGTGCTGCTGCGCAGGCCACCCCCGAGAGCTGA
- a CDS encoding lytic transglycosylase domain-containing protein: protein MTVLVGAYGAVLSNADLATASGDSTASDIPAVPATAFEDPASVQPTPAGIDQKAGLAGTVSTLSTNGIPSSALYAYHRAETLLAQADKSCKLPWNLVAAIGRVESNHGRTGGNALNADGVATPGIYGVALDGRDGRAKISDTDSGALDNDPVYDRAVGPMQFIPGTWKSVAVDSDNDGKKNPQDIDDAATSAGIYLCAGSDDLATPSGAAAAVRRYNHSDSYVDLVLAISARYAQGDFTQSPDGYTTAPVLTSAANDQTLSSEDRKKARAAEAKANRPKPGSGSNGGSTGGGTGTPGGGTGNPGGTPGGGTGGGGTTSGGVTGLVDGLVTDLTGGGSGSTGGSTDSGSATLTWAEAKVKCLADGITLLQVDKLLSCITSLLS from the coding sequence ATGACTGTTCTGGTCGGAGCCTATGGCGCCGTGCTGTCCAACGCGGACCTCGCGACCGCCTCGGGTGACAGCACCGCATCCGACATCCCGGCCGTGCCCGCGACCGCCTTCGAGGATCCGGCCAGCGTCCAGCCGACGCCCGCCGGCATCGACCAGAAGGCCGGCCTCGCCGGCACCGTGTCGACGCTCTCGACCAACGGCATCCCGTCCTCCGCGCTCTACGCCTACCACCGTGCCGAGACCCTGCTGGCCCAGGCCGACAAGTCCTGCAAGCTGCCGTGGAACCTCGTCGCCGCCATCGGCCGCGTCGAGTCCAACCACGGCCGCACCGGCGGCAACGCCCTCAACGCCGACGGCGTCGCGACACCCGGCATCTACGGCGTCGCCCTCGATGGCCGCGACGGACGCGCCAAGATCTCCGACACCGACAGCGGTGCGCTCGACAACGACCCGGTCTACGACCGCGCGGTCGGGCCGATGCAGTTCATCCCCGGCACCTGGAAGTCCGTCGCTGTCGACTCCGACAACGACGGCAAGAAGAACCCGCAGGACATCGATGATGCAGCCACCTCGGCCGGCATCTACCTGTGCGCCGGTTCCGACGACCTCGCGACGCCTTCGGGCGCTGCTGCGGCGGTCAGGCGCTACAACCACTCCGACTCCTACGTCGACCTGGTCCTGGCCATCTCCGCTCGCTACGCCCAGGGTGACTTCACGCAGTCGCCCGACGGCTACACCACGGCACCGGTCCTGACCTCCGCGGCCAACGACCAGACGCTCAGCTCCGAGGATCGCAAGAAGGCGCGCGCCGCCGAGGCCAAGGCCAACCGGCCCAAGCCCGGTTCCGGCAGCAACGGCGGCTCCACGGGCGGCGGCACCGGCACTCCTGGTGGCGGCACCGGCAACCCCGGTGGCACTCCTGGCGGCGGCACGGGCGGCGGTGGCACTACGTCCGGCGGCGTCACCGGCCTGGTCGACGGCCTCGTCACCGACCTCACCGGCGGCGGCTCGGGCAGCACCGGTGGCAGCACCGACAGTGGATCGGCCACGCTGACGTGGGCCGAGGCCAAGGTCAAGTGCCTCGCCGACGGCATCACGCTGCTCCAGGTCGACAAGCTGCTCAGCTGCATCACCTCGCTGCTCAGCTGA